The sequence below is a genomic window from Bactrocera neohumeralis isolate Rockhampton chromosome 4, APGP_CSIRO_Bneo_wtdbg2-racon-allhic-juicebox.fasta_v2, whole genome shotgun sequence.
TGTATTGCTCGTACAGAAAAAGTCGAATATGTGATTGTTGTTGGCAGAAGGACATGTGCTTCCAAAGTTCTAATTGGAAAAGGTACAAGTTCAaccacttacatatacatacatatgtacgtatgtcaTTAACTTAGCGTATTTCGTGAGGTTTCTTTATGTAAAACATATTAATATACTCCCAAGCATGATAgcaatttgtatttatgttgttatatatgcacatacatacatttaatacaTTTAAGTATATACTGCATTTTCTAAGCAAAAACAATACTTGCGCACTAAAATTTTTCACTCGCACTTTACATAAACACTCATTCAATCGTTGCAATCACTAACTAATAAAAATTCAGCACATTCATTCTACATTTATTTATCAATTACAATCAGTTGATGTCAGAACGAACCTTTTAACTTGCTTTCAAACGTATGCATATATTCTTTATCACTTTATTACCGCACTACGTAACTTTAAAACTGTCTATTTTACGATTTCGACTTCCGACTCATAAATCATCCGACTTCTTCGAAAATCCAATAAGAAGTGAGCAAAACGATTGTATTGATGGGATACTCTCAATCATGGTATTTTCAAAGAGCAGAAATTTGCCAAACAGCTGATTTGAGGTGAATTAGCGAATTCTTTGAGACACACAGTGCGCACAGTGTTCATAGATTTTttgtaattgtaaaaaattaaagaatattcGAGTAATATCTGTTTTACCTCATGgagttgttaaaaaatttaaatttattttcatataacaaatataaatgaaaagcaggtatacaatttttacaaatataaaaacttaGAACTTCATTCAAATTAATGTAATTCAAATTATCTGGTAGCGTGAAAATTCGGCCAGCTGGTGGCTGACAGcagttttttacttttctttatttttgtctatgcattttattttatgagataTTTTGCGGCTGTTTAACAATAGTTAATAGCTaactcaaattatttatttaatttcgtaaAGTAAAAGATGGAATTTACAATAAATCATTACTTCAGTAAGCAGAGCAGCCGCTGTGGTTATTGCAAAGGCTTAAAAACATCGGTGTCCCATGGTAAGTTTGGAATTTTAACTAATGTTCTGAAAGAAATGGtatgaatgtttgtatgtatattgatttgtcaacaaaatattgaataataaattgttcaatacaacaaatatagaaaaaatgtatggCATTTGAAAGGAATTAAGAAACAAAACACTAGTAGGTATATAAATATGGGTATCAGTTGCAGAAGTTGAATTTGgtgcatatacttatgtagttAGATACTTGGTATAGCAGGGTACttacaataataatttacttacatacatatgtacatattaatgtgtaatgtacatatttaaatgtataattctTTTCTTAGAAATTGTTTCATTCAAATTTGTTATACTTGCTAtgtatattattgttattgcataTTATTAGTCATTTAGAACCTTATCAGTTTTAAGAGCTCTAATCATAACTGAATATAAATAACAgtttatgtatagtatatttttgagaaacaatattttttgagttttttgcatctgtattataataaaaattatagtatatttttaaaaaacaatattttatcgCAAGTTCTGCATCTTTAAAGACaatttttcgtgaatttttagGTATGCATTCATACACAATGTTTCCACAAGATTATCAGGAGTTGATCGATCGTGGCTGGCGCCGTTCCGGCCTTTATTGTTATAAGCCACTGAATAATGAAACCTGTTGTCCTTGTTATACAATCAAGtaagtatattatttatgaCATTGTTTTACCATTGCATTTATTAAATGTTCTTAATGTTACAGATGTGATGCTTTGGAATTCAAACTGACTAAatcgcataaaaaaattttgaaacgcATGACGCGCTTTCTTCGTGATggtaaaaaagataaaaacgaAGATTCTGTAACAAGCAGCACAGCCAAACAGGCTAACGCGGATGATGGTGCAGTTGGCGGTGCAGATAACGAAATGGATACTATGGGTGGAATAAATGACGAACCGCGAGAACCAAATTTGCCAATAACTGATGTCGATCTAGCAGCCGTTGCAGCTTCCAATCCGGAAAAGCATGAGGCAGCACGCAAGAAACATGAGCACTTCGATGATCAGACGGTTTCGCCAACACAAAGCATTAATACTATACCTACAGAAAGTGCGGATGTGGCAGACGGTCAAATTGCAACTAAGAAATGTACgaaatataaactatttataCCCTATCAgcatgacaagctgagtcgatttatacacgtccgtctgttcgtctaGTCTAGCAGACCTTCAACTGATTGTCAACAACCCTAAAATTTTAGGTGTTACATTCACACCCTTTGCACCTTCACTCTAGATATGACCGAGCTAAGTGCTAAAGTACAGCGCCGCAACAAAAGCCTCAAGTCGCAAGCCGGCAGCTCATGGGGAagagacaaagaaacgttgttggcaacatacaaggaaATCGGCCATTCGGTCATAAACTACGCCCACTGATATAGTCGCTTGGATGTAGTGCATCCCGCACGACTACGGGATGTCTCCGGTTTAACATTTGCACAGCCATGGCCCGCATGTTTCCTAtaaaggagcataatgaacttctATCCACGCAGTTCTGCTTTTTTCCCTTTCTCCCCCTAAGAATTTAGAATCACCTTCACCCCatttcgttctggatactgtagcaggttgaAATTCTACTTATTCAGAATCGACCCtgatatatcaaatatatatccAGCATGCAATGAGCACCATCATGTCTCTaatcacctctttgcatgcccagcgAACCCAAATCACGTATCACCCCTGTCCCTATGGTCCGGACGCATCGAAAGAGCACGTTTCGTGGGCTTGCAGTTAAATGACTTCGATGACAAACATCCCGAACTTTACCTGGGTGTAAATAACCGTTATGACAAcaacgatcaaaatcatgttgTCGTAAGGAAAACATTACAGCTTCGGTACAACCGATGTTAACATATTCTCTTATTAGAAATCACTTTGAACCTACATATATTCAAATTCTTCTAGCACACGATGGCATAAACGTACAACGGAAGAAAGCGAAGATTCTCCGCCTGGAACGTAGGCAAGCAAAAATTGCCGCTAAAGGCGTACAACAACCGGAAGatacaaaaaccacaacaaaaaagcaaagaaatgcTCAAGAGAAGACGCTTGCCGACTATTTTGCCGATGTCCAACCGAATGATAAACACAAATTACAGGTAAGTAACAACTTCTAAGcatcttgtttattttttattatttgcgaTACACGGGTTATCATTGTTCTGGCAATTTGGTAGAAATATtcaacttacatatgtatatactatttacGATATAACATTCTACAAGCTCGTATAATAAAactacttaaataaataaaatatcaaactttATTTCGATTcgatttgtattgttgttgctatttacaGGTGATTTTAATACCGCCGAATAAAAAACACGTTACTGATGAAGCATTCAATTTATATAAGAAATACCAATTGCTCGTACACAATGACGATCCTAATCGTCTAACACCATCTAGTTTAGAGCGTTTTTGTTACATGTCTCCTGTTAAGGTAATTAAATTGATTTCTCATCTATATTTCACAGTTAAAACTGGTACAAGTAAAAAGCCAACAATTCAAGGATACGCTAGACACGACATATGCGCTTTACCAGAAGTATCAAACAATCGTACACAATGATCCACCTACTCTTATTAGTGATTATTTGGAATTTTTACAAGAGTCGCCAATCAaggttaaattaatgaaaaacttacagttattattattttgattaacAAGCATTTATTTCATAACCAacgaaatttcatcaaaaagtattttctttttatttaattttgctgttTTCTTGCTTTTGCTTGTAGCACACTAAAACACGCGATGGTCCCACTGTCGGTTATGGCTCGTTTCATCAACAATATTGGTTGGATGATAAGCTTATAGCAGTCGCCGTAATTGACATACTGCCATATTGTGTTAGTTCAGTATACTTTTTCTATGACCCAGACTATAGCTTTTTGTCCTTGGGTACCTATGGTTCTCTGAGGTGTGTCGGAAGTGtatatgtaattgtttttgcatttaaataagtatatttttttattcctagAGAAATTGATCTTGTCCAGCAATTGGCCGACAAAGTGCCCGCTCTTAAATACTACTACATGGGTTTCTACATACATTCTTGCCCCAAAATGCGCTATAAGGGCCGTTTGACGCCCTCATATCTACTATGCCCCGAGGTGTACACATGGCATCTGTTGACTGAtggtatatttaattataattttaaataaaaatttagctgtaaacttatattttatattacagaAATTCGtgataaattaaatcaaaataaataccaaCGTTTTAATGAGAATGCCGGTGCTAAAGATGCAGAGGATTTTCAAGAATCGGACTTAAACAAAGCTGTGCTCTTATacgacaaaacttatttaaCTTATCGACAGTATATTCAGGTATGTATACCTTATTAACTGGTGACAGCGATTTGGATAATTTAATTTGaggcttttataaaataactaactaaattaatttgatttgttttgCCCTAACGGTCATGTTTTGGTTTTGGCTTTTGTTAAgggcatttttttcatatttttactgtatatatatttatattagagcgtgtcgattttttttttcattatgaacaactttgcctaagagactatggcTCTTAACCCGTTtgcgagccagcgatttttaagaaGTTTAAAATATCTGCGTAATCGATTGTATGAgtgatattttatatagttATCCAATCGGTCCGATCCTGACAAATGATTAATAGAATAGAATATCGAAATGcagttatgtatttacatttcaTTCCGATATCCCAAAAACTGACGAAGAAATTTATATGATCCCTAAAAAACTTCATCCTAAAAATCGCTGGCACGAAACCGGCTTTAGACCCGACCCATAGTATCTtaagcaaagttgttcagaatgatccgtagcaCATTTCCCGAGTACGCGTTTTTCCGATTTTTTGTTTCCTGTAAATcgttctaatgtatatatacctgaatagggtatattaaatttgtcacgaagtttgtaacacccagcagGAAATGTCGGACggcttataaatatatttttattctataTATGCCTAGCTGAGCCGATTTATTGTCAgtatataagcgaactagtcgctcattttttgagatatcggtctgaaattttgcacacgttctttttgCACCAAAAGGCTGCTCATGTACAGGAACCAAGAATATCGGaaaactatatcatatagctgccgtacaaactgaacaatccaagtgaagttcttgtatgtcTTGATTGTATGCTTCCTTATTTGACAAGgtgtcttcacaaaatttgacacacaTCTGACAGCCCTCTTCATTTGGTccaaccccgtcgaaacagcacgtttcctgggcctaccgttggatgacctcgataATAACCTAGATCCCAACGAGAATTAGGTACcggttacaacaacaacaacaaaattttaaacgatttaTTATCAATGGTAGCGCTATAATTTCTGAACTAATGcctcagatcggatcactatagcatatacttaGCTGCCAACAAACTAACTGCTCAAAATTAGGTGCTTCTAttggcattttttttatatgtaaagagTTTTATAGGTTCTGTGCAActcaaatttactttttatcttGGTTTAACTAAATagtcttatttttgttttaatatttagcttaagttttttttttaatttattctatgATACAGATTtcatgattaaaaaataaatttcggaaTGTTATAGCAAATTAAGGTTATAtaacgaattttttattgttatttcatattaaactacttttttttgctttattatattcaaataacgctcaattcaaataaaatcaaaaatttatttacttcaacGAAAAGTtaacaatatctttaattagaAATCTGTGTCATTTCATAACATTTtcgcttaaaaaattattggtaTATCTTGAAAACTCTGCTCCTTTTCCATGTTGTTTAAAATATTGCGCAGTCATTGAAAATACCCAGCATTGACAACATGTTGGACGTCATAAGGAGCAGAATTTACAAAAAGGTAATTGCacgtgttttatttaaatacatacatacctacatacatactaacatacatatgtacatacatacatacatacatacatgcgtacatgcgtacatacagacatatcaaCATACTTTCATACATACAGATGCCATTATGTAAATATCCAAATTCATAATtcattaaattcatatttttcgcttgttttgtgaaaaaaaaaaatatttttaattttttttgtaattatgtttATCGTTCTTTGTATTGCTTActctttgtattttttctaaatttacctaaacattttaatttcagatcactggtgatgatgatgatcGCGATTTAATAATAGAATATGGCAAACTGGTCGGCAAGTCGCTGGCCCATCGCATGCTCTATGTCAAAACTTAAAGTTGGCGGCCTAactttatattgtatttgtaaataatatttgaatttatggcataatttctttaaatgcaGTTGAACTGTTTATCTAAAATTATGCTTATTGtgaattaatagtttttttttaactttattatgtaatatttactaaaaatgctattgttttatttgaaatcaCTGTTTAGCAAAAATGAActagacaaaataaaaattaagttaatacAAAATGCCTTTTTCCAATCAAGAAATGAAGTTTTTTTAAGCGAtgaaaattcttataaaaaatcaaaatttcgtcaaatgaaaaagatttccatacatTAATTCTGATGGATCAATTTGTATGATTCTGAGCAAAGTCTTCAGAGTCTATATCGTTGCTTAATGCATTAacccatgtcaaatttcatgaagatgcattgtaaaataaataagctCGTATGGCAGCACTATGCTATAGTGATTTAATATCGGCGGTTCTGGCAAATAAGCAGCGCTTCTTGAGGAGTAAAGGACGTATGCAAGACTTTGTAATGACAGCTCATAAACTGAGAATAGTTCTTATGATGGTACCTTCTAGGTATTACAAAGTTTGTGCCAAACTTAGTATGTCCTGTTCAGGGTACTCGTCCATAGTATTAGATAAAGCTATCCAGTTTATAGTGGTTGGGCGGCTTAAATCCAGTTTCGCTAGGATAAAATATGTATAGctggcaaaaaaatatattataatgtatATAGTTACATATGGTATCTAAATCTCAAGAGATTGTTGTTTCTGTTGGCTAATGCTTTGCGCAATACGGTATAAATACTGTAAtatcttttacaatatttactttagtgcatataaatatgtaaataagtgtCAATATGTTTTTGATTCATGAATATAGCAGCTAGTAAATCGTTGTGCAACGGTTGAGCTATAAATAAAAGCGCATTAACGGCAACTGGTTTAagcttctaaaaatattatataaaaaattgcctTACTCAGCTCGGggatttaaaaactatttgctgTGTTATAAGTATGTGCAATATACTTCCTAATTGCTGGTCATAGAATACTTTAAGGTTTATTTCGGTTGAGTGGACTATAATAAAGCAGCATGGAAAATTTGTTATTGAGCTTGGTTGCCTTTCTTTTCCCACCGTTTTACTTTCCTACACTGACTGGCCAACGCAGATGGTTTTTATCTAATTTCGGAATAGGGTtccaaacatatacatatatacatatatatagaccAATCTATAAAGAGgactttcgaaaaatttcaactaaatcGGTCTTGTaaaacctgagaaatcgtgggtatcgctTTGAAAAACTTCTCTTCTAACAACAGCACACCAGTcgattcttcttttcgctatttggcgtcAATTCGAGAAACCTAACgcagccaggcccttctccacctgatctctccaacagagtggaggtctagCTCTTCCACTGCTTCTACTGACGGTTACTgaatcgaaaattttcaaagctgaagctttctcttccatccggataACGTGATCTAGCCAACGCAGCCGCTGTcccttgattcgctgaactatgtcaatgttgccttatatctcgtatagctcatcgttccatcgactgcggtactcgccgttaccaatgcacaaaggaccataaatattccacgaaacttttctctcgaacactcctaaagccgactcatcagatgatgcaATTGTTCATACCTCCACCTCCACctccaccatatagcaggacgggaatgatgatttatagaatttggtctttgttcatcgagagagaactttattttcaattgcctactgaaTCCAAAGTAGAACCATgatattgttggtgttgatgctggtttcaagatagacaagattatctatgacttcaaagttatgactgtcaacagtggcatgcgagccaagtcgcgacTATTTtctgactgtttgtttgatgacaggacacatttcgtcttgtcctcgttcaaaACCAGACCCATTATTTGAAACCTCACTTGGAATCGAACGGCTCGGTGAAATCATTctcgattctgacggagcttttggttttgatcaacgtcagcttacacagccgtattagcattgcgataccaagttcagacacaGCGGCATAGAGgtagttccttttcgtgctgtcgaacgcggctttaaaatcgacgaagagggaATTTGTGTCGATCTTCCTTGCACGGgtcctttccaagatttggcgcatagtgaaAATCTGTAAGATGGCAGATTTTCCGGGTCTGatgccacactgataaggtacaATTCATAAGTTGACGGTGAACTTCAGTTTTTCACAAACTACGCTCGTTAAGATCTTATTTGCTTGTGAGTCCCcccttttgtggattgggcagagcacacttaggttccaatcgtcgggcatgtttTCATCCCACCATatcaaagaagctgatgcatacatcttatcagctcttcgccggcgtatttgaatagctcggccggtaatccatcggcccttgccactttgttgttctttaggcgggtGATTGATATTCGAAtttctttatggtcgggcaatggaacatctattcTATCGTCATCCATCGGGGAaacgggttcaccatctccagaTGTTATACTTTCATTGCCCTTCGagaggctgaagaagtgtttcCTTCATAACATCAGTATGCTCTCAATATCAGATCACCATTTTGGGTTCTACAATAGTATACTCCGTccttgaaaccttccgttagtCGCTGcaacttttcgtagaattttcgagcattacccctgtcgaccagcttctcaagctcttcacactcacgcatttcggtctctttctgtttttgtatgcacatgcgtctcgctttcctttTCATTATTCATTAGCTTCAAACCAGCTGCAAAAATTTCTGTCAATATTACTACATAAGAACAACCCTAATGTGCGCATTCTACTGCAATCTACTTAAACGGCATATCAGTGTGATCCTCGTCATcatattatgttgttgtttcttaTTGCAATACTTAGTAAGATGCTTAACCATTTGAGCTTTTATAATGCATACTCGAGTTGATTTTAATATGAACGATTAACTGATGAGCTtcgcacttacacacacacatacatgcgcaaGAATATACAATTTCATTAACGCTTACCTTTGGCTATAACTTTCGATGCCTAAGCGCAACGACGCGCTCGGCGCTTCCTTACACAGCAGGTGGGTGCCGAGCGCCGCTGGCGTCGTCGGCGTTAACAGCCAGCGCAGTAGCTTTCTGGTGGCTGCGCCGAGCGCTCTAAATTCGCAACTTACGCTGCGGACACACAGCGTGCACATGTAGTTAAGTAtatatacgtgtgtatgtatgtacagtggcTTTTTCGTTTTCGACCGAGTTTCGCATTTGCGTTGGCTCTCACCTACATGCCGACACAGTCAAGCGCACGCTTGCCTATGcatgtatgcttgtgtgtgttgttgttagtATTGTTGGAAGAGCGCACGAATTAAAGCGCTGTCCGTTGGCAGTCAATCAATCGCGGCGGTTTggcgaaaattgaaaaagttagtCGAATTGAGccgtaaaatataaaagtttgccAAGTGCAGCGCGCAGTACGTTTGAACTATTCATAGCGTGCGGTGGTTTGGCTTACCAGCTTTACCAGCTTCGTAGCAGTGTCTAAAGTGTTACAGTTATAGCTAAGTAAAAAACACAAGTAACAGACGTGTGAATGCGTCAAACAGTGTAATAATTAGGTGTTTGGTCTCTTCGGCAGTGTGCAGAAGGTAAAGTGTTGTTGTCAAGTAGTATAAAACTGtatttttgttggaaaataCTTTGCAAGTGAACAAAGAAGCGTTTAGTTGAACGCTCGTACAatgaaatgattatttttatttcaaatgttttgtttaaatattagtGAGTGTTGTGTTTTCGAGTGCTTGtggcttaaataaaaaaattttaaatatgagtTTAAGTAGCAGACAAAGTTGTGTGTCTGCTTATCATTTTATAAGTGCAGCTTGGGTATTAAAGCCAAAATTTGGCAGCTCTTGAAATTGTTAGTGAAATACTAAGTAATTTCCTTAAATGAAGAGGCAATTTTTAAACAGAACTTGATGGTCATATTATTAAGGTTAACAAATTTGCAAAgagtattatatttaatattattattattttttttaaataaattaaaatagctTGCAATATGATTTTCTTACGATTTTTatgataaataatttataaaaaaaatgtattatttcaaaacttatatgttattaattaattactaaaaattaaaatttaatactaaaatcttttaaaattaaaatttaatattttaaaatttttttactcacaaatttatacataaataagctttcataattaaaaaaaaaactaagtaaataattaatagaaaatataatagtaatttcttttttatttgtatgtgtaaaaATTTGAGTATAAATAGatagttatataaaataatccttcaaaattcttttaaattttttttattaaaatttaattatttttaattacattttttttcgaaattaaaaaaaatttattaagaaacaaacttttaaatattttttctctgctaatatattaaaaaaatattcttagattttaaattaaaatttaatttttttcaatttaattttttttcggaattaaaaaaaatgcattatgaAACAAACTCTTAAATACTTTTACTGAGCTAATATATCAAAAACATATTCttagatttaaaatttgttaaattataatataaatattttcaatttaaaattttgttttgaaattaaaaaatatctacaaatgtatttttgtgcaaattatatactttttttctgagctaatacatatctacatatatataaaaaaaaattaaataaaaaataattaaaattttaattaaattttgaaaaatttaaaatctgaaaaatttaaaaccagaaaatttttaaagttaaaatttaattatttatgcaaattttaaatttttttgtgaaattaaaaaaaatatatgcatatgcatgtttttatattaatatataaaaattcttaaaaaaacgaatttttaaacttattaaaaactataatatgcatttttaaacaaacttatacatatatgtatgtagtacatatgtatgtataaacatctgagttcattaatttaaaaatatatattttcaaatgtaaaatatgttttgaatttaaaaaaatttatatatacatatgtatgtatgtacatacctacatacatatataaaacttatattttaaaatttctgtgatatttatttttatcaccttgattttttttattaatttcttttttaattaaaatgtatttattttaatttttgattttgtgaaattaaaaaatatatacatacattgtatgcatatgtagatataatctaataattttttaatataaaaaatttcaaacataacAAAGACTGGAATATGCATTTTAATACAGACctataaatgtgtaaaaatctgaattataaaaaataaaaatatatttttaatttttttaaatatttttaattgtaaaattcataataaaaaacaatgaaatcaaaaagtatgcataaatttaaatctgaaatttctctggtatttttttatttccttgaatattttttttcaatttttattcaatttatttttttaatttatttttaattaaattatttttttaataattttttatttttatttattttttaattaaattattatttttttataatatttttattttttaataaataattttttttaatattttttattttttaatttttttgaaattgtattacattttttaaatctgcTATATGAGTTATCTCAAATTATATGCAGTATCAGCTGGTTGAGATAATTTTGTGACATAAAACTGCAAAACATTGTTAATATtggatttgtatttgtaatagtaGGTACTGATAAAtcgaaatcgatcaaatatttttactattttacaaACAGATTCAAAATagattcaaacaaaaaattaccgttattgcacgcaatataattttttacaatgttATGTgcaattaaataattgaaaacgtGAATAACAAGCCTGCTCGTAAAACTTCcctacatggcgtatgagtgacattgctgtgttgtgGCGTCTTCATTAGTGTGCAATGTATGCgcatacataaatgcaaatatttgtaatattgtaTGTTGAGCATTATTGCACTATACTATTTTCTAAGACTatttgttttaaagaaaaaatgcttATCGGTGAAATtagtttttggaaataaaagtgCACACCAACACTTgcactttttataaagaatagaaaatgcatttaaataaaaatgcttttctcttaaaaaagtttattttacatCTGCGTAGTTGctaaaaccaatttatttttaaaattaattactatttgtgtacattttcctttaatttattttttatgcctagcacatttcccattaaaatttttttactatggTTTTATATGAAAACAGTTTAAATAATTGTTCAACTAACCCATTTctattataacaaatatttgttttaattaaccTAATAATTCTAcacctatttttttatttttttattagttttttgtcAGCATCACAGCTGCGTTACCAGCTATTAATCATAGCGGAACAGTTTGCAGGGcaattacaattatttatgAGTCAAAAAGCTAAAacttttgtgaacattaaatttaataaattgttggGGAGAAAACAGTAATATTATTAGCATCATAATTGACAATTAACAAATGTGTAcctacatataccatatatatgtatatacatatattcatatatatgtatgtatatgtacatatagaagTACTTTGGTGTAAAGTTAAATGcttattaacattaaaaatcTTTTACTTCAAACATGATTCATTaacttagaaaattattaaacaaaaaaaaatatttttaaaaaagtctttAGCTGCTATGCGAGCAGTAAAATTAAAGTAAACTGAACAGAATAtcaaaattcattcaaaaaaaaaaaatttttattattcaaaacttATTGATGTTCTTTCGCAGATGCTTAGCAGTAC
It includes:
- the LOC126755418 gene encoding arginyl-tRNA--protein transferase 1 isoform X1 is translated as MEFTINHYFSKQSSRCGYCKGLKTSVSHGMHSYTMFPQDYQELIDRGWRRSGLYCYKPLNNETCCPCYTIKCDALEFKLTKSHKKILKRMTRFLRDGKKDKNEDSVTSSTAKQANADDGAVGGADNEMDTMGGINDEPREPNLPITDVDLAAVAASNPEKHEAARKKHEHFDDQTVSPTQSINTIPTESADVADGQIATKKSHDGINVQRKKAKILRLERRQAKIAAKGVQQPEDTKTTTKKQRNAQEKTLADYFADVQPNDKHKLQLKLVQVKSQQFKDTLDTTYALYQKYQTIVHNDPPTLISDYLEFLQESPIKHTKTRDGPTVGYGSFHQQYWLDDKLIAVAVIDILPYCVSSVYFFYDPDYSFLSLGTYGSLREIDLVQQLADKVPALKYYYMGFYIHSCPKMRYKGRLTPSYLLCPEVYTWHLLTDEIRDKLNQNKYQRFNENAGAKDAEDFQESDLNKAVLLYDKTYLTYRQYIQSLKIPSIDNMLDVIRSRIYKKITGDDDDRDLIIEYGKLVGKSLAHRMLYVKT